In the genome of Enterococcus hirae ATCC 9790, one region contains:
- a CDS encoding SpaH/EbpB family LPXTG-anchored major pilin — MTESKKNKFRIFVMLATLLFSAFSLLGMSLPVAAAPEHVNVTLHKRVWQDEIPKEAYQQNTGELMENFGGDPLDGVTFSVYDVTEQYFRSIREDGKTAREALERIQSDAALYKRAPDYASGPSQTQVTATASGETDPNRQGIAVFDQLPRKDAQGRDAVYLFVEEESPANIYEMAYPLLLALPVYAGDGELTEIHLYPKNILKEHSKTLVDSGRFNEVTITQEGNQVTYYDVGTDDILNYLLTVAVPRDLGNKAFFEITDTPTNGLRLTTPDSIEVLIDGVAVPSSYFTIDTATPNGGFTITFHIDNEEVVELLQGKTLTISYDMSLTGDAITQLSDNTATIDFGSDPTILDGPKVKTNEHQFRKINSHDGNPLSGAVFRIFKDSDGQVLYARLNEENVLIGWDDVGTEITSGPDGYFDIRGFKAGTYTLEEVTAPSGYVILDPYTTFEIDSTASETLLVTIENQPQGLLPETGGMGIYIFLLIGGLILLAAYVVYRQTKKSQCKQVLKEGISNVPKTATKKVASDRDVSPFFNRWVNCELSFLCQCLQPTR, encoded by the coding sequence ATGACTGAAAGTAAAAAGAATAAATTCAGGATATTCGTGATGCTTGCTACGTTGTTGTTTTCGGCATTCAGTCTTTTAGGAATGAGTCTTCCAGTAGCAGCAGCCCCAGAGCATGTGAATGTCACGCTTCATAAACGTGTTTGGCAGGATGAGATCCCGAAAGAAGCTTATCAACAAAATACTGGTGAACTAATGGAAAACTTTGGCGGTGATCCGTTAGACGGAGTGACATTTTCTGTCTATGATGTCACAGAACAATATTTTCGTTCTATCAGAGAGGATGGGAAAACAGCACGAGAAGCCTTGGAAAGAATCCAGTCTGATGCGGCTCTATATAAAAGAGCCCCTGATTATGCCAGTGGCCCTTCGCAGACTCAAGTGACAGCAACAGCAAGTGGCGAGACCGATCCAAACAGACAGGGGATTGCGGTCTTTGACCAATTACCTCGAAAAGATGCCCAAGGTAGAGATGCTGTTTATCTCTTTGTCGAAGAAGAATCACCAGCGAATATATATGAAATGGCATACCCACTACTTTTGGCTTTGCCAGTCTATGCTGGTGATGGAGAACTAACAGAGATCCACCTCTATCCTAAAAATATTTTGAAAGAACATTCGAAAACTTTAGTAGATAGCGGTCGGTTTAATGAAGTAACAATCACTCAAGAGGGGAATCAAGTAACCTACTATGATGTTGGAACAGATGACATCTTAAATTATCTGTTGACGGTTGCTGTTCCCCGTGACTTAGGTAACAAAGCATTTTTCGAAATCACGGATACACCAACTAATGGGTTGCGACTAACGACCCCTGATTCAATCGAAGTATTGATTGATGGTGTAGCGGTACCTAGTAGTTATTTTACGATTGATACAGCTACTCCGAATGGTGGGTTTACGATTACTTTCCACATTGACAATGAGGAAGTGGTTGAATTATTACAAGGAAAAACGCTCACGATTTCTTATGACATGTCGCTCACGGGTGATGCAATCACTCAACTATCTGATAATACCGCCACAATCGATTTTGGCTCGGATCCTACGATCTTAGATGGACCAAAAGTCAAGACGAATGAGCATCAATTTAGAAAGATCAATAGTCATGATGGTAATCCATTAAGTGGGGCGGTCTTTCGGATTTTTAAAGATTCTGATGGTCAAGTATTGTACGCACGTCTGAATGAAGAGAATGTCTTGATTGGTTGGGATGATGTCGGGACAGAAATAACCTCAGGACCAGATGGCTATTTTGATATTCGGGGCTTTAAAGCGGGAACCTACACGTTGGAAGAGGTGACGGCTCCAAGTGGTTACGTCATTTTAGATCCTTATACCACTTTTGAAATTGATTCAACTGCTTCAGAGACACTTTTAGTCACGATTGAAAACCAACCTCAAGGGCTTTTACCGGAAACCGGTGGTATGGGTATCTATATTTTCCTGCTGATCGGGGGACTGATTCTCTTAGCAGCTTATGTGGTGTACCGACAAACGAAAAAAAGCCAATGTAAACAGGTTTTGAAGGAGGGAATATCCAATGTCCCAAAAACAGCGACCAAAAAAGTGGCTTCGGATCGTGATGTATCTCCTTTTTTTAACAGGTGGGTTAATTGCGAGTTATCCTTTTTATGTCAATGCCTTCAACCAACTCGTTGA
- a CDS encoding TIGR01212 family radical SAM protein (This family includes YhcC from E. coli K-12, an uncharacterized radical SAM protein.), giving the protein MEFTYSDGNKRYHSWNYALRNEFGGKIFKVPIDGGFDCPNRDGTVAHGGCTFCSVSGSGDMIVAPEDPLPIQFHKEIDMMHQKWPGVTQYIVYFQNFTNTHAPVEIIRERFEQVINLPGVVGLSIGTRPDCLPDAVVDYLAELNERLYLWVELGLQTTFEETSTLINRAHDYQTYLDGVNKLRKHGIRVCTHLINGLPGETLEMMRENVRRTILDSDIQGIKLHLMHLMRKTRMLRDYHEGRLQLMTRPDYVNVICDQLEMIPQEIIIHRLTGDAPWDSLIGPMWSLKKWEVLNAIDEELVRRNSYQGKFDVRKGVRC; this is encoded by the coding sequence ATGGAATTTACATATTCAGATGGAAATAAACGCTACCACTCATGGAATTATGCGTTAAGAAATGAATTTGGCGGGAAAATTTTCAAAGTGCCAATCGATGGAGGATTTGACTGCCCCAATCGTGATGGTACAGTGGCTCACGGGGGCTGTACTTTTTGTAGTGTTTCTGGATCAGGTGATATGATCGTCGCTCCCGAAGACCCATTACCTATTCAGTTCCATAAAGAAATCGATATGATGCATCAAAAATGGCCAGGGGTAACCCAATATATCGTTTATTTCCAAAATTTCACGAATACTCATGCACCTGTAGAAATCATTCGCGAGCGTTTTGAACAAGTGATCAACCTTCCTGGTGTTGTCGGGTTGTCGATTGGTACTCGCCCAGACTGCTTACCAGATGCGGTCGTGGATTATCTCGCAGAACTAAATGAACGGCTTTATCTGTGGGTCGAATTAGGATTACAAACGACTTTTGAAGAAACCTCTACACTGATCAATCGCGCACATGACTACCAAACTTACCTTGATGGTGTGAATAAATTACGAAAACATGGCATTCGTGTCTGCACTCACTTAATCAACGGTTTACCTGGTGAAACATTAGAAATGATGCGTGAAAATGTCCGACGTACGATCCTTGATTCAGATATCCAAGGAATCAAGCTTCACTTAATGCACTTGATGCGCAAAACAAGGATGCTTCGTGATTACCATGAAGGTCGTTTGCAACTGATGACCCGTCCTGATTATGTCAATGTGATTTGTGATCAATTGGAAATGATCCCTCAAGAAATCATTATCCATCGGCTTACCGGTGATGCCCCTTGGGATTCGTTGATCGGACCAATGTGGAGTTTGAAAAAGTGGGAAGTCTTGAATGCGATAGATGAAGAATTGGTTCGTCGCAATAGTTATCAAGGAAAATTTGATGTTCGTAAAGGAGTGCGTTGCTAA
- a CDS encoding class C sortase, protein MSQKQRPKKWLRIVMYLLFLTGGLIASYPFYVNAFNQLVDHYRINESQKTKAEQQQARERAKKYNQELAERGMGAITLPTYTGRKEADLANYLANHLIGSIQIPKIRVSVPLFDHASPTILQYGAGVLEGTSYPTGGKNNHSVISAHSGIPERKLFTDLDQLELEDIFIITYAEEKLAYEVNDITIVSPDDVSSLKIYPEEDLVTLVTCTPYMINSHRLLVRGHRVPYTEELAQKEADAEQRQWWLNLMILLILLLFVGSLSLFILRVIREKPIE, encoded by the coding sequence ATGTCCCAAAAACAGCGACCAAAAAAGTGGCTTCGGATCGTGATGTATCTCCTTTTTTTAACAGGTGGGTTAATTGCGAGTTATCCTTTTTATGTCAATGCCTTCAACCAACTCGTTGATCATTATCGCATCAATGAGTCTCAAAAAACAAAAGCAGAACAGCAACAGGCACGAGAAAGAGCCAAAAAGTATAATCAAGAACTAGCAGAAAGAGGCATGGGAGCGATCACGCTCCCAACCTATACTGGTCGGAAAGAAGCGGACCTCGCTAATTATTTAGCGAATCACTTGATTGGTTCGATCCAAATCCCTAAGATTAGGGTCAGTGTTCCGTTGTTTGACCATGCAAGCCCGACGATTCTCCAATATGGTGCTGGTGTTTTGGAAGGGACGTCCTACCCTACTGGTGGTAAAAATAACCATAGTGTGATCTCAGCCCATAGTGGGATTCCTGAAAGAAAACTTTTTACGGATCTTGATCAACTGGAGTTGGAAGATATTTTCATTATCACCTATGCAGAAGAAAAGTTGGCCTATGAAGTGAATGACATCACTATTGTGTCACCTGATGATGTTAGCTCTCTAAAAATTTATCCAGAGGAAGATCTCGTGACTTTAGTTACCTGTACACCGTATATGATCAATTCCCATCGATTATTAGTCAGAGGACATCGAGTGCCTTATACAGAAGAACTAGCCCAAAAAGAAGCCGACGCAGAACAAAGACAATGGTGGCTCAATCTCATGATCTTACTCATTTTATTGCTCTTTGTAGGAAGTCTATCCCTGTTCATTCTGCGAGTCATACGTGAAAAACCAATAGAATAG
- a CDS encoding class I SAM-dependent methyltransferase, with protein MLQTALHFSHTLLTEILQPGDHAIDATMGNGYDTLFMAELVGKTGHVYSFDIQPAALQSTKEKLAEQALTDRVSLYLQGHETLGNVVAPEQPIKAGIFNLGYLPKSDKAIITLPETTKIAMEEILKRLAPRGRMIIVVYYGHEGGKSELDMVQQFCQRLPQDQYNVLNYQFINQKNNPPILYCVEKKKC; from the coding sequence ATGTTACAAACTGCTTTACACTTTAGCCATACGTTATTAACAGAAATCCTGCAACCAGGTGACCATGCTATTGATGCCACCATGGGTAATGGCTACGATACGCTTTTTATGGCTGAATTGGTCGGGAAGACCGGACATGTTTACAGTTTTGATATCCAACCTGCTGCCTTGCAATCCACGAAAGAAAAACTCGCTGAACAAGCATTGACCGATCGAGTCTCTCTTTATTTACAAGGTCATGAGACACTGGGGAATGTTGTGGCTCCAGAGCAACCAATCAAAGCAGGGATTTTCAATCTAGGTTATCTTCCTAAGAGTGATAAAGCAATCATCACTTTACCTGAAACAACGAAAATCGCAATGGAAGAGATACTGAAACGTTTAGCCCCTCGAGGACGCATGATTATCGTCGTCTACTATGGTCATGAAGGTGGGAAATCAGAACTGGATATGGTACAACAGTTTTGTCAAAGGCTCCCTCAAGATCAGTATAATGTTTTAAACTATCAATTTATTAATCAAAAAAACAATCCACCGATTTTGTATTGTGTGGAGAAGAAAAAATGTTGA
- the leuS gene encoding leucine--tRNA ligase, whose protein sequence is MSYNHKEIEKKWQKYWAKNNTFNTHDDPEKPKFYAMDMFPYPSGQGLHVGHPEGYTATDILSRFKRSQGFNVLHPMGWDAFGLPAEQYALDTGNDPAEFTQKNIETFRRQINSLGFSYDWNREVNTTDPEYYKWTQWIFTKLYEKGLAYEAEVAVNWVPELGTVISNEEVIDGKSERGGYDVVRKPMRQWMLKITAYADRLLDDLDLVDWPDSIKEMQRNWIGRSVGANVEFKVAGTDKTYTIFTTRPDTLFGATYSVLAPELDLVQEITTPEQKAAVEAYIEETAKKSDLKRTDLAKEKTGVFTGAYAINPVNGKEIPIWIADYVLASYGTGAIMAVPAHDERDYEFAKTFDLEILPVIEGGNIEEAAYTEDGPHINSEFLNGMNKAEAIAKMNEWLEENSCGKKEVSYRLRDWLFSRQRYWGEPIPIIHWEDGTVTALPEEELPLRLPKTTNIKPSGTGESPLANIEEWVNVVDPVTGKKGRRETNTMPQWAGSSWYYLRYIDPHNKTELANYEKLERWLPVDIYIGGAEHAVLHLLYARFWHKFLYDIGVVPTKEPFQKLYNQGMILGENNEKMSKSRGNVVNPDDVVAKYGADTLRLYEMFMGPLDASIAWSENGLEGSRKFLDRVWRLIVDENNKMRDRITTLNDGKLDKVYHQTVKKVTEDYENLHFNTAISQLMVFVNEAYKVDALPYEYIEGFVQLLAPIAPHMGEELWAILGNEEGISYAAWPTYDESALVEDEIEVVFQINGKVRGKANVSRDLPKDELEKIAMNNETIKENIAGKTVRKVIVVPNKLVNIVAN, encoded by the coding sequence ATGAGTTATAACCATAAAGAAATCGAAAAGAAATGGCAAAAATACTGGGCAAAAAACAATACCTTCAATACCCATGATGATCCTGAAAAACCAAAGTTCTATGCGATGGATATGTTTCCATACCCATCAGGTCAAGGATTGCATGTTGGACATCCGGAAGGCTATACAGCAACAGATATCTTATCTCGTTTTAAACGCAGTCAAGGATTCAATGTCTTGCATCCGATGGGATGGGATGCGTTCGGACTACCAGCCGAACAGTACGCATTAGATACAGGAAATGATCCAGCTGAATTTACACAAAAAAACATTGAAACATTTCGTCGTCAAATCAATTCTTTAGGGTTTAGTTATGACTGGAATCGTGAAGTCAACACAACTGATCCAGAATATTACAAATGGACACAATGGATCTTTACAAAATTATACGAAAAAGGTTTGGCATATGAAGCAGAAGTAGCAGTTAACTGGGTACCTGAACTTGGTACGGTGATCTCTAATGAAGAAGTGATCGATGGAAAAAGTGAACGTGGCGGCTACGATGTCGTCCGCAAACCAATGCGTCAGTGGATGCTGAAGATCACTGCATACGCAGATCGTTTACTTGATGATCTTGATTTAGTAGATTGGCCAGATAGCATCAAAGAAATGCAACGCAACTGGATCGGTCGTTCAGTAGGAGCAAATGTTGAATTTAAAGTTGCTGGAACAGATAAAACGTACACGATTTTTACCACACGACCAGATACACTGTTTGGCGCAACGTACTCTGTTTTAGCTCCTGAATTAGACTTGGTGCAAGAAATCACGACGCCAGAACAAAAAGCAGCAGTTGAAGCATACATCGAAGAGACAGCTAAAAAATCAGATTTGAAACGTACAGATCTAGCAAAAGAAAAAACGGGTGTCTTTACTGGAGCTTATGCAATCAATCCAGTTAATGGAAAAGAGATCCCGATCTGGATCGCTGACTATGTGTTAGCTTCTTATGGTACTGGAGCAATCATGGCTGTACCTGCTCACGATGAACGTGATTATGAATTTGCAAAAACCTTTGATTTAGAAATTCTTCCCGTGATCGAAGGAGGAAATATTGAAGAGGCTGCTTATACGGAAGATGGTCCTCATATCAACTCTGAATTTTTGAATGGCATGAATAAAGCAGAAGCCATTGCTAAAATGAATGAATGGTTAGAAGAAAATAGTTGTGGGAAAAAAGAGGTCAGCTATCGTTTACGTGACTGGTTATTCTCACGTCAACGTTACTGGGGGGAACCAATTCCGATCATTCATTGGGAAGATGGTACAGTCACAGCTTTACCAGAAGAAGAGCTGCCATTACGTTTGCCTAAAACGACTAATATCAAACCAAGTGGAACAGGAGAATCGCCACTGGCTAACATCGAAGAATGGGTGAATGTTGTCGATCCTGTGACTGGCAAAAAAGGTCGCCGTGAAACCAATACGATGCCACAATGGGCTGGAAGTTCTTGGTATTATTTACGTTATATCGATCCACATAATAAAACAGAATTAGCGAACTATGAGAAATTAGAACGCTGGTTGCCAGTAGACATCTACATTGGGGGAGCAGAACATGCCGTTCTTCACTTGCTGTACGCTCGTTTCTGGCACAAATTCTTATATGATATCGGTGTTGTACCTACAAAGGAACCATTCCAAAAATTATACAACCAAGGAATGATCTTGGGAGAAAACAACGAAAAAATGTCTAAATCACGTGGCAATGTCGTTAATCCAGATGATGTCGTGGCCAAATATGGCGCAGATACATTACGATTATATGAAATGTTTATGGGACCATTAGACGCATCGATTGCTTGGAGTGAAAATGGACTAGAAGGAAGCCGCAAATTCTTAGATCGTGTTTGGCGTTTGATCGTGGATGAAAACAATAAGATGCGTGATCGAATCACCACTTTAAATGATGGGAAATTAGATAAAGTGTATCATCAAACCGTCAAAAAAGTTACGGAAGATTACGAAAATCTTCACTTCAATACAGCCATCTCTCAATTAATGGTGTTTGTCAATGAAGCGTATAAAGTGGATGCACTACCTTATGAATATATCGAAGGATTTGTTCAATTGTTGGCACCGATCGCACCACACATGGGTGAAGAACTATGGGCAATCTTAGGAAATGAGGAAGGGATTTCTTATGCAGCTTGGCCAACTTATGATGAGTCAGCTTTAGTCGAAGATGAAATCGAAGTTGTCTTCCAAATCAATGGTAAGGTCCGAGGAAAAGCTAATGTTTCACGTGACTTACCAAAAGATGAACTTGAAAAAATAGCGATGAACAATGAAACGATCAAAGAAAACATTGCTGGCAAAACTGTTCGTAAAGTGATCGTTGTACCAAATAAATTAGTAAATATCGTGGCTAATTAA
- a CDS encoding phosphatase PAP2 family protein codes for MKQRTTFHVAGACFLLLFLVLGYIVKYRISLLAGFDQSITEMIRAPYPHWNAYQLFMTKFGNPLTVILVFLLVSFLLWWKKKRPEMIWLAVNFIAIAGIINPVIKLFVMRVRPTLEHLVVEHSYSFPSGHAAGSMILYGTLIFLIPVIIQKKVFRPLIQILLAFIIVSVGISRIYLGVHFPSDILGGFLLSLSWLCFTYPIYRTQKEKWLNTQKTS; via the coding sequence ATGAAGCAACGTACAACTTTTCATGTAGCTGGAGCTTGTTTTTTACTGCTCTTTTTAGTCTTAGGCTACATTGTCAAATACCGTATTTCTTTACTGGCGGGATTTGATCAATCAATAACAGAAATGATCCGCGCTCCCTACCCCCATTGGAATGCTTATCAGCTGTTTATGACAAAATTTGGCAATCCACTCACGGTCATCTTAGTCTTCTTGCTGGTTTCATTTTTGTTATGGTGGAAGAAAAAAAGACCTGAAATGATTTGGTTAGCGGTTAATTTTATTGCCATTGCTGGGATCATCAATCCTGTGATCAAACTATTCGTGATGCGCGTTCGCCCAACCCTTGAACACCTTGTGGTAGAGCACAGTTACAGTTTTCCTAGTGGTCATGCAGCTGGTAGTATGATTTTATATGGTACACTGATTTTTCTAATTCCTGTCATTATTCAAAAAAAGGTCTTTCGTCCATTGATTCAAATACTTCTAGCGTTTATTATAGTAAGTGTTGGGATTAGCCGTATTTATTTAGGCGTTCATTTTCCAAGTGATATTCTAGGTGGCTTTTTACTTAGCCTCTCGTGGTTATGCTTCACGTATCCAATTTATCGAACCCAAAAAGAAAAATGGCTAAACACGCAGAAAACGTCTTGA
- a CDS encoding muramidase-2, producing MENIARKERRRLNETKRFRKVKRSAALVGTAMVGCSVAAPLIQPVQVDADQTPTQFGARINTAAFIAEIATYAQPIAQANDLYASVMIAQAVVESGWGSSALSQAPYYNLFGIKGSYQGQTVYMDTLEYLNNKWVSKKEPFRQYPSFAESFNDNAYVLRNTSFGNGYYYAGTWKSNTKSYTDATACLTGRYATDPGYAGKLNNIITTYGLTKYDTPASGNAGGGVTIGNGGNTGNTSNSGSTSGNSGGSATTTGTTYTVKSGDSVWGISHSFGITMAQLIEWNNIKNNFIYPGQKLTIKGGQSAGSSTTNTGNNASSGNTSGNTNTSGSTGQATGAKYTVKSGDSVWKIANDHGISMNQLIEWNNIKNNFVYPGQQLVVSKGSSSASGSTSNTSTGNTSSNTANTGSTTSGSTYTVKAGESVWSVSNKFGISMNQLIQWNNIKNNFIYPGQKLIVKGGSSSSNASTSTANNKNTASSNTSSTATGQATYTVKAGESVWGVANKNGISMNQLIEWNNIKNNFIYPGQKLIVKGGSSKASATATIKPTASTPASTTPTASSTGDTKYTVKAGESVWGVANKHHITMDQLIEWNNIKNNFIYPGQEVIVKKGTAQSTPAKSDEKTYTVKAGESVWGVADSHGITMNQLIEWNNIKNNFIYPGQQLIVKK from the coding sequence ATGGAAAACATTGCAAGAAAAGAACGTAGACGTTTAAATGAAACCAAACGTTTTCGTAAAGTAAAACGTAGTGCTGCACTTGTCGGTACGGCGATGGTCGGCTGTTCTGTGGCAGCGCCATTGATTCAGCCTGTACAAGTAGATGCTGATCAAACCCCCACACAATTCGGTGCCAGAATCAATACAGCAGCGTTTATTGCTGAGATTGCTACGTATGCACAACCAATTGCTCAAGCCAACGATTTATATGCCTCAGTCATGATTGCTCAAGCAGTCGTCGAAAGTGGTTGGGGAAGTAGTGCCTTGTCACAAGCACCTTACTATAATCTATTTGGGATTAAAGGAAGTTATCAAGGTCAAACTGTTTATATGGATACACTCGAATATCTTAACAATAAATGGGTATCTAAAAAAGAACCTTTCCGTCAGTACCCTTCTTTTGCAGAGTCATTTAATGACAATGCCTATGTTTTAAGAAATACCTCTTTTGGTAATGGCTATTATTATGCAGGTACTTGGAAAAGCAATACTAAATCTTATACTGATGCTACTGCTTGTTTGACAGGTCGTTATGCAACTGATCCAGGGTATGCTGGAAAACTAAACAATATTATTACAACCTATGGATTGACCAAATACGATACACCAGCTAGCGGCAACGCTGGAGGCGGTGTAACGATTGGAAATGGCGGGAATACGGGAAATACATCCAATTCTGGAAGTACTAGTGGGAACTCAGGCGGTTCTGCAACTACGACTGGTACGACTTATACCGTCAAATCAGGAGACTCCGTTTGGGGAATCTCTCATTCATTTGGAATCACGATGGCGCAGTTAATCGAATGGAATAATATCAAAAATAATTTTATCTATCCAGGACAAAAATTAACGATCAAAGGTGGCCAATCTGCAGGTTCTTCAACCACTAACACTGGTAATAATGCTTCTTCTGGAAATACTTCTGGCAACACGAATACGTCTGGCAGTACGGGACAAGCAACTGGTGCAAAATATACGGTTAAATCAGGCGATTCTGTTTGGAAAATTGCGAATGATCATGGGATTTCGATGAACCAACTGATCGAATGGAATAACATCAAGAATAACTTTGTTTATCCAGGTCAACAGTTGGTTGTTTCAAAAGGTAGTTCTTCAGCAAGCGGTTCTACTTCTAATACATCGACAGGTAATACATCTAGTAATACGGCAAATACAGGAAGTACTACTTCTGGAAGTACTTATACTGTCAAAGCAGGCGAATCGGTTTGGAGTGTTTCGAATAAATTTGGAATTTCCATGAACCAACTGATTCAATGGAACAATATTAAAAATAATTTTATTTACCCAGGGCAAAAATTGATTGTCAAAGGTGGTTCATCTTCAAGTAATGCGTCCACTTCGACAGCTAATAACAAGAACACCGCATCAAGCAATACCAGCTCAACTGCGACAGGGCAAGCGACTTATACTGTCAAGGCAGGCGAATCAGTATGGGGTGTTGCAAATAAAAATGGGATTTCCATGAACCAGTTGATTGAATGGAACAATATTAAGAATAACTTCATTTATCCAGGACAGAAATTGATCGTCAAAGGTGGAAGCAGTAAAGCAAGCGCAACAGCAACAATCAAACCAACAGCTTCAACGCCAGCTTCTACAACTCCAACGGCTTCTTCAACGGGTGATACGAAGTATACTGTCAAAGCAGGCGAATCGGTGTGGGGCGTTGCCAATAAACACCATATTACGATGGATCAGTTGATTGAATGGAACAACATCAAAAACAATTTTATTTATCCAGGACAAGAAGTCATCGTTAAAAAAGGCACTGCACAATCAACGCCAGCGAAATCAGATGAAAAAACCTATACCGTCAAAGCAGGCGAATCAGTATGGGGCGTTGCCGATAGTCATGGAATCACCATGAATCAATTGATCGAATGGAATAATATCAAGAATAACTTTATTTATCCGGGACAACAGTTGATCGTCAAAAAATAA